The DNA region AGTCCAGCACCGTCGAACTCCTCGGCCGGGTCAACCAGCAGGGTCGCAACAACAACGGACTGAACGCCTACCACCTGCGGGTCAGCGACACCGGCGCCTGGTCCATCGACAGGAGCGACACCAGCTGGAACTTCACCACCCTCGCCGCCGGCAGCACCACCAGCCCGCTCGGCACCGGCACCTGGCACACCCTCGCGCTGTCGATGCAGAACAGCACGCTCACCGCGAGCATCGACGGCGTCGCCGTGGGCAGCGCCACCGACGGCGCCTTCACCAACGGCCAGGCCGGACTCGGTGTGACGGACTACCGCACCGACCAGTTCGACAACTTCGCCCTGACCCCCGGCACGCCCACCACCCACACCGGCCCGATCACCTCGGCCCTGCCCGGCAAGTGCGCCGACGCCTCGGACCCCACCGCCGTACAGCTCTGGGACTGCGACGGCGGCGCCGCACAGATCTGGACCCGCACCAACGGCACCCTCACCCACGACGGCAAGTGCCTCGACGTCACCGGCCAGGGCACCGCCAACGGCACCCCGGTCGAACTGTGGGCCTGCAACGGCGGCGCCAACCAGCAGTGGACGCCCCAGTCCGACGGCACGCTGAAGAGCACCCAGTCCGGCCGCTGCCTCGACGACCCGGCGGCAGCCACCGCCAACGGCACCCGGCTGGAGATCTGGGACTGCAACGGTGGCGCCAACCAGCGCTGGACCCTGCCGTAGTACCTCCGGGCGCCGTGCGCCCGCCCGCTCCCAGGGCGCTGCACACGGCGCCCGGGTCAGCACGTCAGTCGGCCCGGTCGGGGGAGCACCCTGACCGGGCCGAACGCCCATGTGCCGTCAACCGACTTGCTGTCAGGGCTACTTGACGGTGTCGATAGAACCCACCGCACGGCCGACTCCGATGCGGACCCGGCCGCTACGGCCCGTTCCTAGACGTGGTGGACGTCGACCCCCTGGGCGGCGGACCGCTCGACGAGTTCGTCACCACCGCGCCGGGTGGGACGAGCGCGGCGGCGGCCTTGGCGAGGCGCTGCTTCTCGCCGGCCTGGCGCGCGGTCTTGTAGCGGAGCAGCAGGTCGTACGCGACTCCGCTCAGGATCGCGCCACCGCGCGTGCGGACCAGCAGCCGCCGACGGGCGCGCTCGTCCATGTCCCGTCGCGCGGTGGCCGGGGAGACCTCCAGCAGTTCGGCGGCCGTCGCCACATCGATCCGGCCCCGGTCGCCCAGGATTTCGAGCAGGCGGGACCACCGGTCGTGCGGGCCCATCGTCACTCCGCCGATCCGGATGTTTCGATCACGAGCCAGTCGCTGCCGATCGGATCGGCGTGCGAGCGGCACGTTACGCCTTCTGTGCTCAGTATTGCTCATAGATGACGCATTGAGCTAAGAATGGATCAGTTTCAAGCATCCGCTTGCGATCCGAGCGGACGTCCCGAGCGGACATCCCGAGCGGACGTCCCGGGCGGACCGACGCCCGAGTACCGCCCGAACCCCCGCGCCCCTATCGAGGAGAGCCCTGGATGAGTCACGTCGAGCAGGAGATCGCCAGCCAGCCGGAGTGCTGGCGCCGTGCGCTGGAGCTGGAGCCCGCAGGCCTTCCGGAGCAGGGCGAGCGGGTGGCCGTGATCGGCTGCGGCACGTCGCTGTACATCGCCCAGGCGTACGCGTCGCTGCGTGAATCCGCCGGCCTGGGGGAGACCGACGCGTTCGCGGCCTCCGAGTTCCCGGCCGCCCGCGGCTACGACCGGCTGGTCGCGATCAGCCGTTCCGGCACGACGACCGAGGTGCTGGCCGCCCTCGCCCGTGCCGACCACATCCCGAGCACGGCGCTCACCGGTGACCTCGACACGCCGATCCGTACGGCCGCGGACACCGTGGTGGACCTCTCGTTCGCGGACGAGAAGTCGGTGGTGCAGACCCGCTTCGCCACCACGGCGCTGGCGCTGCTGCGCGGCCACCTGGGCCTGGCCCCGGCCGACCTGCCCGAGCAGGCCGCGCGGGCACTGGTCGAGCCGCTGCCCGAAGGCGCCGTCGCCGCGGGCCAGTTCACGTTCGTGGGCACCGGCTGGACGGTCGGCCTGGCCAACGAGGCGGCGCTCAAGCTCCGCGAGGCGTCCGGTGTCTGGACCGAGTCCTACCCGGCGATGGAGTACCGGCACGGCCCGATCAGCATCGCCGCCCCGGGCCGGGTGGTCTGGTTCTTCGGTGAACCGCCGGCCGGGCTGCTGGAGCAGGTCCAGGGCATCGGCGCGATCACCTCGGTGAGCGCCCTGGACCCGCTGGCCGATCTGGTGCGCGCCCAGCGCCTGGCCGTGGAGCTGGCCGAGGCCGGCGGCCTGGACCCCGACCGGCCGCGCAACCTGACCCGCTCCATCGTGCTGGCCCAGCCATGACGACCGTGATCGCCCTCGATGTCGGCGGCACCTACGTCAAGGGCGGCGTGGTCGGCGAGGACGGCGTTCTGCGCGGCCGGGACCGCTGGTTCACCGGCGCCGAGCGCGGCCCGGACGCGGTGCTGGGGACGGTGCTGGCGGCGGCCCGCGTGCTGGCCGACCGGCACCGCCCGGCCGCGGCGGGCATCGCGGTGCCCGGCATCGTCGACGAGGCGGCGGGCACCGCGATCCTCGCGGCCAACCTCGGTTGGCGCCGACTGCCGGTCCGGGACTGGCTCGCGGAGGAACTGGGCCTGCCGGTGGCGCTGGGCCACGACGTGCGGGCCGGCGGCCTGGCCGAGGCCCGCGTCGGGGCCGGCCGCGGCAGCCGGGACTTCCTCTTCGTCCCGGTCGGCACCGGCATCGCGGCGGCGCTGATGTCCGACGGGCAGGCGGTGACCGGCAGCCACGTACGGGCCGGCGAGCTCGGACACCTGGTGGTCCGGCCCGGCGGCCGGCCGTGCCCCTGCGGCGGCCGGGGCTGCCTGGAGACCGTCGCCTCCGCGGCCGCCGTCGCTCGCCGCTACACCGCCGCCACCGGGGAGGGCGGGGTCACCGCCAAGGACGTCGGCGAGCGCGCCGCCGCCGGGGACCAGGCCGCCCTCACGGTCTGGAACGAGGCGATCGAGGCGCTCGCCGACGCCCTGGCCGCCGCCGTCACGCTGCTCGACCCCGAGCGGATCGTGATCGGCGGCGGCCTCGCCCGGGCCGGCGACCCGTACTTCACGCCGCTGCGCGCGGCGCTCGCCGAGCGGCTCACCTTCCAGACGGTGCCGCGGATCGTCCCGGCCGA from Kitasatospora cathayae includes:
- a CDS encoding SIS domain-containing protein; the encoded protein is MSHVEQEIASQPECWRRALELEPAGLPEQGERVAVIGCGTSLYIAQAYASLRESAGLGETDAFAASEFPAARGYDRLVAISRSGTTTEVLAALARADHIPSTALTGDLDTPIRTAADTVVDLSFADEKSVVQTRFATTALALLRGHLGLAPADLPEQAARALVEPLPEGAVAAGQFTFVGTGWTVGLANEAALKLREASGVWTESYPAMEYRHGPISIAAPGRVVWFFGEPPAGLLEQVQGIGAITSVSALDPLADLVRAQRLAVELAEAGGLDPDRPRNLTRSIVLAQP
- a CDS encoding ROK family protein, whose amino-acid sequence is MTTVIALDVGGTYVKGGVVGEDGVLRGRDRWFTGAERGPDAVLGTVLAAARVLADRHRPAAAGIAVPGIVDEAAGTAILAANLGWRRLPVRDWLAEELGLPVALGHDVRAGGLAEARVGAGRGSRDFLFVPVGTGIAAALMSDGQAVTGSHVRAGELGHLVVRPGGRPCPCGGRGCLETVASAAAVARRYTAATGEGGVTAKDVGERAAAGDQAALTVWNEAIEALADALAAAVTLLDPERIVIGGGLARAGDPYFTPLRAALAERLTFQTVPRIVPAELGHEAGCHGAALLGHDLLRRKAGR